A stretch of Pomacea canaliculata isolate SZHN2017 linkage group LG6, ASM307304v1, whole genome shotgun sequence DNA encodes these proteins:
- the LOC112566408 gene encoding uncharacterized protein LOC112566408, with amino-acid sequence MQMEAVVLTEKDVPGAFLVGDPSEYRLTELKRWLECHGQSKNVTLREAVEKVRACIALGIKVNPGVDNGKWYELKRRGISNKTTPKVDTAITAPDNGWTTFPSVDIPEMFNYGSAYHYLIESIAHFGHKYNSDSSDGDSDNNGSYTTTMKPLRKGKKLMESEFIDDIQDNRSKTDYFLRAHIQHSMKNEYPLDVSIVLSNISGFVSRASCNCKSSALGRCVHVAALLLKLVEHVEKHGHRVTTPSTSQPCVWNRGKKRSKNPKPLHEAEYKSKKFAGDRVYKWDPRPKEHRGSLTNRQINDFIIDLQNISASTQEESMWETSLRILYEDYDLEVERKKTLLNHVQQLEESLIPNDISAKQMSAYGAFELLGTQEQSMSPLWIQERQYRITASKCKEVCFLGDKIVENRGYNLTWKYFHWLSNNLWSPKVVQTCDMQYGLSEEPKAREAYTKATGNKVRETGLWVNRKFPYLGASPDGLATDSDGNTVGVEIKCLKILRDKSVSDLLQQHKDAKIPNVILNRQCFRISDGELKLRTNHMYYYQVQLLLLVTDLAHWDFVLHSPKGPPSVERITRNDQLLNRLRHSLSAFWHKVMAPEVFEMRVPRRLLPFVL; translated from the coding sequence atgcaaatggaggCGGTGGTTTTAACGGAGAAAGACGTACCTGGAGCCTTCCTTGTCGGCGATCCCTCTGAATACCGGCTAACAGAACTGAAACGATGGCTCGAATGCCACGGACAGAGTAAGAATGTGACTTTACGAGAGGCAGTTGAAAAAGTTCGTGCGTGTATTGCATTGGGTATAAAAGTTAATCCAGGGGTAGACAACGGTAAATGGTATGAGCTGAAAAGGAGGGGGATCAGTAACAAAACGACACCTAAAGTGGATACCGCCATTACAGCGCCCGACAACGGCTGGACAACATTCCCGTCTGTGGACATCCCGGAGATGTTTAATTATGGTTCTGCTTACCACTATCTGATTGAATCCATTGCTCACTTTGGACACAAATATAATAGCGACAGCAGTGACGGGGATTCTGACAACAATGGATCATATACTACTACCATGAAGCCGCTCAGAAAGGGGAAAAAGCTTATGGAAAGTGAGTTCATTGACGACATACAAGACAATAGAAGCAAAACTGATTACTTTTTGCGAGCACACATCCAGCACTCTATGAAAAACGAGTACCCATTAGATGTATCGATAGTTTTAAGTAATATCAGTGGATTTGTGTCCAGGGCCAGTTGTAACTGTAAGTCCTCAGCCCTGGGAAGATGTGTGCATGTTGCAGCACTACTTCTGAAACTGGTGGAGCACGTTGAAAAACATGGGCATCGAGTGACAACACCATCCACTTCACAACCTTGTGTTTGGAACAGAGGGAAAAAACGGTCAAAAAACCCCAAGCCTCTGCATGAGGCAGAATACAAGTCTAAGAAATTTGCTGGTGATCGTGTTTATAAGTGGGACCCCAGACCAAAGGAGCACAGGGGGAGTTTAACTAACAGACAGATAAATGACTTTATTATTGACCTTCAAAATATCAGTGCATCTACACAAGAGGAGTCTATGTGGGAGACTTCACTCAGAATTTTATATGAAGACTATGACCTTGAAGTTGAGCGAAAGAAAACTCTGCTTAATCATGTACAGCAGTTAGAAGAGTCACTTATTCCAAATGATATTTCAGCAAAACAAATGTCAGCTTATGGTGCTTTTGAATTACTAGGGACACAAGAACAAAGCATGTCACCTCTGTGGATTCAAGAGAGGCAGTACAGAATAACTGCCTCAAAATGCAAAGAAGTGTGTTTCCTCGGAGACAAAATAGTTGAAAACAGAGGCTATAATTTAACATGGAAGTATTTTCATTGGCTTTCTAATAACCTTTGGTCACCTAAAGTTGTGCAGACATGTGACATGCAGTATGGGCTCTCAGAGGAGCCAAAAGCCAGAGAGGCATATACCAAGGCCACTGGAAACAAAGTTAGAGAAACAGGACTGTGGGTGAACAGAAAGTTTCCTTATCTGGGTGCCAGTCCAGATGGCCTTGCTACAGATTCTGATGGTAACACTGTAGGAGTTGAGATTAAGTGTCTGAAAATCCTAAGGGATAAGTCAGTCAGTGATCTCCTGCAGCAGCACAAAGATGCCAAAATCCCGAATGTAATACTAAACAGACAGTGCTTCAGGATCAGTGATGGGGAGTTAAAGCTGCGTACAAACCATATGTACTATTACCAAGTACAGTTATTATTGTTGGTAACTGATTTGGCTCACTGGGACTTTGTGTTGCACTCCCCTAAAGGCCCGCCATCGGTTGAAAGAATCACAAGAAACGATCAACTTCTGAACAGGTTGAGACATAGTTTATCTGCATTTTGGCACAAAGTTATGGCACCAGAGGTTTTTGAAATGCGTGTACCAAGGCGCCTTCTTCCATTTGTGTTATAA